In Amia ocellicauda isolate fAmiCal2 chromosome 7, fAmiCal2.hap1, whole genome shotgun sequence, the genomic window AGAATGACTAAAAGTCACatgaaatcaaaactttgatccaccTGCTAATTGCAGACTTCAAACAAGTACTTGAAAGTAGTATTTTCTATTTTCGAGCAGAAGAGAGAAGCACCTGAGTATAGGCACCACTGAGAATAGGCTTGCAGTTCTCCACTATCAGGatgtattgttttcatctgCCCTTGTCTGTCCAAAAAGTCTGTATAAACAATTCTGACACAGCAGCCAATCACAAATTACAGGCCTAATACCTGATGGTAGGTTTCCATTGGGTAGAAGCAAGAAGGCTCCAAAATCATATACTGAACAACAGTGCAAAGACAACTCACCTAGCACATTATTTAACTTCAAAATATCATCCTTTGTCTTCAAATTgtctaaaaaaaagtaaaagcagACAAGTTATTTGTCTGTATTTCAGTTATATGTAGTATACTGtggtatattttttcattttagagCAGTAGAGCATCTGTAGGAAAAAAGTACAAAAGTTAGAAGTTTTAAAACAACAGACAAATTACATTAACATTTCAAGgtgatgtattaaaaaaaaaacatttttcagaaTCCAAATATATGCTCTGTGAAAagccatatttatattttggttttgctataataaatactaaataagtacaatatatacaaaacCTTACCCTTTCTCAATCTGCAGTAAAAGATGAGGAatgttatgatgatgatgacaaatatagaaaaaaaaaggatcagCGAAATGAGCAAGGTCATGCCAGGCATGAAAAACTCATCTGCAAAAATTTGAAAAAGATAAAAgtgtttacataaataaaaagcaacCGCTACAAAATGCTCCACTGTTTCAGAATAGGATTgccattacatttttcataatcTTATGGCCTTACTGCTGACAGAAATGCTTTTGGTAAAACTGACTAAAAACAAACTAGGAAGAGACAGGATTTCACAGAAACAGCAACTGTTTGAGTGCAGGCAAGcaacataaattatatataagaacataagaaagtttaaaaggagaggaggccattcaacccatcatgacTCATAAAGGAGGAGCTGGAGTAAATTTAAATCATAAGTGCTATCAATTATTAAACAGATCTGCCTTGAAAGAGTTTAAAGTACTTTACCACTTCAAATAGAGGCTTAAGTTAGGTTACCAAGGCAAGACTCCCCAGGACAGGACTCAAAACTCAAAAAAGGTTTAAGCACAACTACCAATCACACAGACTTCCTATCCTGAGAAGGATTTACATTTATAACTCTAATTACTGACCACTGATGTAGACCCTGGACTGGACCTGTGTCCTGTCTCCCCCGTGTGTCACAACACAGGACACTGCTCCTCCTGCCCGCCCCGGCAGCAGAAGGTCACTCCTGACAGAGTACAGCCCGTCTGGGGTTCGGGTGATGTGGGACCTGGGGGCAGCTGACAAAGTGGTTCTGGGTTTGGTTTTCCACTGGACATCTGGTTGGGGGTACCAGCCCTCGGACTCGCAGGACAGAGCGATGCCTCCACTCTGGTGCCCATCCAGAGAGACCAGGGGGGCACTGCCAGTCACTGGGGAGCGAGAACAACAGATGAATACAGATGCTCTGGTCTGGAAGCAGTAAATGCAGACCAGTGGATTGCAGCTCGTGTTCAACACAGCTCCTGCATTGAAACCTTCGTTGAACAAACCATTTCCTACCTTGGTCTTTAAAAACTggtaaatgtaaaaacagttgcaTATTATGTGCTTATATTTCCCCAGctatttaaaagttttaaaagcTCCTATGAAACAAATTGTTACTTGAAATAAGGATTCAACACAAAGGTTGGAATACAAACCAGCAGCACAGTGGGGCCCTGGGACCTAAATCAGTTGATTGCATCTTCATTCCTTCAAGAGGACttaattaattactgtagcCAGGCATGTACTGTTAAGCACTTTCctgt contains:
- the LOC136753980 gene encoding butyrophilin subfamily 3 member A2; this encodes MLRLSVAGIVTLLQVCRVTTESFAVSVPTAPLVTRLGDDLTVPCHLSPAVSAVAMEVRWARESGRDPVHVYRQHQHTQGRNFSGRTTLSRAGLEKGDVSLLIRDLRVADQGRYTCFVDSGSFYDRAEVEVKISMTGSAPLVSLDGHQSGGIALSCESEGWYPQPDVQWKTKPRTTLSAAPRSHITRTPDGLYSVRSDLLLPGRAGGAVSCVVTHGGDRTQVQSRVYISDEFFMPGMTLLISLILFFSIFVIIIITFLIFYCRLRKDNLKTKDDILKLNNVLENTTFKYLFEVCN